From Brevibacillus marinus, a single genomic window includes:
- the brxC gene encoding BREX system P-loop protein BrxC: MKIFEALDRDPRTSSLANEGQARITETRDDRAIRELRSELETFVCDGQYGDAIERILQSYLTQLDRPRQHAAWVSGFFGSGKSHLLKMLGHLWVDTPFEDGSTARSLVPQLPDEIVALLRELDTQVARSGKPAIAAAGTLPSGSGDHVRLTVLSIILRACGLPEQYPQAQFCLWLRDQGYLEQVRSAVETAGKSWIQELNSLYVSPLIAQAVLFCDPNFASDERQARQVLREQFPMRTTDISTAEFIETARMALAPDGELPLTVLILDEVQQYIGDSTDRAVIFTEIAEAIQTQMDSRVMLVASGQSALSATPLLQKLRDRFRINVQLSDTDVEAVTRKVLLRKKPSATEHVRNAFERNAGEISKHLQGTRLAERSEDWQIIIEDYPLLPTRRRFWEECFRAVDAAGSHSQLRSQLRILNDSLKDIAESDLGTVIPADKLFEAIAPDLVSTGVLLNEIYTRIQELDDGSNEGRLKKRLCGLIFLINKLPREAGVDVGVRATANILADLLVEDLDTDSGPLRKRVETFLESLVNDGKLMKVGDEYRIQTTEGTEWERAFRERIAAWRQKEVEIASKRDQLLASAVQKIVSEIRLMHGESKIRRTLMLHARVDEPPATNDQIVIWMRDGWSTSLKDVENEARRRGQDDPVIHIFIPRASDDLQSRIIEAEAAQQVLDSKGVPSTLEGLEARESMTSRLLSAQSARDELIREVVTSAKVFQGGGNEIYGDSLKSKIETAAQASLARLFLRFAEGDHRAWETALRRAREGSDQPFSIVGWDQSTEDHPVAREVMAVVGSGLKGSEVRKTLKGAPYGWPQDAIDAALVALHRAGLLRATLNGQPVQPGQLDQNRIPSTEFRPEKIRLGTMDKIELRGLYQKAGVSVRSGEEELKANQFLETLLELARAAGGDPPLPARPDTRKIEELKRLTGTEQLGAILQVKTVLEKWIDEWTILKKRAEKRLSGWMMLERLIAHAETLSVAAEVRPDMEAIRSERSLLGDTDHVPPIRTKVATVLRAALTEQFNAMRKAWDEGVKTLQGDTSWAALDDNTRNDILNRVGLRAPVEPLIRSDEDLLRELDRQPLAARADAVAAMPERIAQALEEAARKLKPKAQRVSLRPATLETEDEVKAWLAEHERKLLEAIKQGPVIIG; the protein is encoded by the coding sequence ATGAAGATTTTTGAGGCGTTGGATCGTGACCCGCGGACGAGTTCACTTGCAAATGAGGGTCAAGCGCGCATTACGGAAACACGTGATGACCGAGCAATCCGTGAACTTCGCTCAGAACTCGAAACCTTTGTATGCGATGGTCAGTATGGGGATGCCATCGAGCGCATCCTCCAAAGCTATTTGACTCAATTGGACCGGCCTCGGCAACATGCTGCCTGGGTGAGTGGGTTTTTCGGCAGTGGTAAATCTCACTTGCTGAAAATGCTCGGTCACCTGTGGGTAGATACTCCATTCGAGGATGGATCAACCGCGCGATCTCTAGTTCCTCAACTTCCTGATGAGATCGTTGCTTTACTCCGCGAGCTGGATACGCAGGTTGCCCGAAGTGGAAAGCCAGCCATCGCCGCTGCCGGGACATTGCCGTCCGGCAGTGGAGATCATGTTCGGCTCACGGTTCTCTCAATCATCTTACGCGCGTGCGGACTGCCCGAGCAGTACCCACAGGCTCAATTCTGTTTATGGCTGCGGGATCAAGGATATCTCGAGCAAGTGCGATCTGCCGTTGAAACAGCCGGTAAGAGCTGGATACAGGAACTCAACAGTTTGTATGTCAGTCCGCTGATCGCGCAAGCTGTTTTGTTTTGTGATCCCAATTTTGCTTCTGACGAGCGTCAAGCACGCCAGGTCCTCCGTGAACAGTTTCCAATGCGTACAACCGATATTTCTACCGCCGAGTTTATCGAGACTGCGCGTATGGCGCTCGCACCCGATGGAGAGCTTCCTCTTACTGTTCTCATTCTCGATGAGGTCCAGCAGTACATAGGCGACTCTACGGATCGCGCGGTGATATTTACTGAGATTGCCGAGGCCATCCAGACGCAGATGGATAGCCGCGTTATGCTTGTGGCGTCGGGTCAGTCAGCACTCTCGGCAACGCCATTGCTTCAGAAACTCCGTGATCGCTTTCGTATTAATGTCCAACTGTCAGACACTGACGTCGAAGCAGTTACCCGAAAAGTCTTGCTCCGTAAGAAGCCAAGTGCTACGGAACATGTGCGCAACGCGTTCGAGCGAAACGCCGGAGAGATTTCGAAGCATTTGCAAGGAACCCGCTTGGCGGAAAGGTCAGAGGATTGGCAAATTATTATCGAGGATTATCCCTTGCTTCCGACTCGACGCCGGTTTTGGGAAGAGTGTTTTCGGGCGGTCGATGCTGCCGGCAGTCACAGTCAGTTGCGGTCTCAGCTCCGGATTCTGAATGATTCCTTGAAAGATATTGCTGAATCCGATCTCGGCACAGTTATTCCTGCCGACAAACTCTTTGAGGCAATTGCCCCCGACCTTGTAAGCACCGGAGTTCTTCTGAACGAGATTTACACAAGAATTCAGGAGCTCGATGACGGCAGCAATGAAGGCCGACTGAAGAAACGACTTTGTGGACTCATTTTTCTTATTAACAAGCTTCCGCGCGAAGCGGGTGTCGATGTTGGCGTAAGAGCGACCGCAAACATACTTGCTGATCTGCTGGTCGAAGACCTGGACACTGATTCCGGACCGTTGCGAAAAAGAGTCGAAACATTCCTGGAATCCCTCGTCAACGATGGAAAGCTCATGAAGGTTGGCGATGAATACCGAATCCAGACGACTGAAGGCACGGAGTGGGAGCGTGCTTTCCGGGAAAGAATTGCTGCCTGGCGTCAAAAAGAGGTGGAGATTGCATCTAAGCGTGATCAGCTTCTGGCGAGCGCAGTTCAGAAGATCGTGAGCGAAATTCGCTTGATGCATGGGGAATCGAAAATTCGAAGGACGTTGATGTTACATGCTCGCGTCGATGAGCCACCAGCCACCAACGATCAGATCGTCATATGGATGCGGGATGGCTGGTCGACAAGCCTAAAGGATGTCGAGAATGAGGCTCGTCGTCGTGGCCAGGACGATCCCGTTATCCACATCTTCATACCCCGTGCTTCTGATGACCTCCAGAGCCGCATCATCGAAGCTGAAGCCGCTCAACAGGTGCTCGACTCCAAGGGTGTTCCCAGTACCCTAGAGGGTTTGGAAGCGCGAGAAAGTATGACCAGTCGACTCCTGTCCGCTCAATCTGCCCGTGATGAACTGATCCGTGAAGTGGTTACTTCCGCCAAAGTGTTTCAAGGCGGTGGCAACGAGATATATGGTGATTCACTTAAGTCTAAGATCGAAACTGCCGCTCAAGCTTCCCTGGCCCGGCTTTTTCTACGTTTTGCAGAAGGCGATCACCGGGCTTGGGAGACCGCATTGCGAAGGGCTCGTGAAGGATCTGATCAACCCTTTAGTATAGTGGGATGGGATCAGTCCACGGAGGATCATCCAGTAGCGAGGGAAGTGATGGCTGTTGTCGGAAGTGGTCTTAAGGGTAGTGAAGTGCGTAAGACCTTAAAAGGGGCTCCTTACGGCTGGCCCCAGGATGCCATTGATGCGGCATTGGTAGCGTTACACCGTGCTGGTTTGCTACGTGCCACACTGAACGGGCAGCCTGTTCAGCCTGGTCAACTCGACCAGAATCGCATCCCAAGTACTGAGTTCCGACCGGAGAAAATCCGTCTCGGGACTATGGACAAGATCGAACTGCGTGGTCTCTACCAAAAAGCAGGTGTGTCAGTGAGATCAGGTGAAGAAGAGCTCAAAGCCAACCAGTTTTTAGAAACACTACTGGAACTCGCTAGAGCTGCCGGAGGAGATCCCCCTCTTCCGGCTCGACCGGATACGAGGAAAATCGAGGAGCTGAAGCGTCTCACCGGAACGGAACAACTCGGGGCGATTCTCCAAGTTAAAACCGTGCTAGAGAAGTGGATTGACGAATGGACTATCTTGAAGAAGCGGGCGGAAAAGCGGTTGTCTGGATGGATGATGCTGGAGCGTCTGATTGCCCATGCCGAAACGCTTTCGGTTGCTGCAGAGGTTAGGCCCGATATGGAGGCCATTCGCTCCGAGCGCTCCCTTCTTGGGGATACTGACCACGTTCCACCCATTCGGACAAAGGTCGCAACTGTCCTCCGTGCCGCTTTGACGGAGCAATTCAATGCCATGCGAAAGGCATGGGATGAGGGCGTTAAAACCCTCCAAGGCGACACTTCCTGGGCTGCACTCGACGATAACACACGAAATGACATCCTTAATCGGGTTGGTCTGCGTGCACCGGTTGAACCGTTGATAAGAAGCGACGAGGATCTGTTACGCGAGCTTGATCGTCAGCCGCTTGCCGCGCGTGCTGACGCCGTGGCGGCTATGCCCGAGCGTATTGCCCAGGCTCTCGAGGAGGCCGCACGCAAGCTCAAGCCGAAGGCTCAGCGCGTTTCACTTCGGCCGGCCACGCTTGAAACGGAAGATGAAGTAAAAGCTTGGCTCGCGGAACATGAACGGAAGTTGCTTGAAGCAATCAAGCAGGGTCCGGTCATCATCGGTTAA
- a CDS encoding Eco57I restriction-modification methylase domain-containing protein — protein MPVLSSELRNQLARVVMAARETAEAGARSALQALAVHHYEPYSPMTPEQRSLRNRLRAHGRQLGDKRDPSRGTQEIGRLVHECAYQHWHRMLFARFLSENDLLIEPNSGVAITMNECEELARDQGENPWVMASRFAQRMLPQIFRADDPVLEVTLPPETQQKLERLLADLPSAVFTADDSLSWTYQFWQSTEKERVKNSGEKITGRTLPAVTQLFTEHYMVLFLLHNTIGAWHAGKILVNRPELIQSATSEKELREAVALNGYSFDYLRFVREPVDKKDVDGIKAPWRPAAGTFDAWPRQAKDLKVLDPCCGSGHFLVAAFDLLVRLRMTEEDLSLEDAIRAVLAENLFGLELDARCTQIAAFNLALSAWKMVGYVIDLPVLNIACSGLSVGVSKSEWLKLAGDDVNLRYGMEQLYDLFEQAPELGSLIDPSRVLPDRENFIVSFSEIQPLLEQALRRDDITASYEQCEIGVTAQGIAKAAELLAGKYTLVITNVPYLGRGDQGHVLTTYIDEYYRDSRENLATVFVERAFAWIAQSGSLAFVTPQNWLSLTRYKRLREQLLASKVWNLIVRLGSKAFQTPMWDFNVMMIILSGQRPAHDTTFCSIDVSAARSMEYKSCALRGKTVDSRIFQLPRDNAPSSGCPDDGIGIEVGQVDVLVQREQLLNPDYRVTPKSPQEATLLEEFAHCFAGVLNGDSPRFQRQFWEIVNRSDLWAYQQTTVKETTDFGGYEKLILFDEVNGHLREDATFRRERLHDSDQRGNQAWGKIGIAVSQMGNLPVSLYTGAKFDSNIAVILPRDQTLVLPIWLFCQSAEFRRSVRALDPKLNVTNATFAKVGFDLKKWQRIANERFPNGLPEPYSNDPTQWIFHGHPMKAEAHTVLQVAVARLLGYRWPAEKDPNMRLASEAREWVNRCRELDQFADTDGIVCLSPVRGESSAADRLRQLLATAFGNDWSTGKERQLLQAATRNGRPVSSLEEWLRDKFFEEHCKLFHNRPFVWHIWDGRKDGFHALVNYHRLAGPNGEGRRTLEALTYSYLGDWIERQKAEQREDKEGADARLVAALDLQEQLKKILEGEPPYDIFVRWKSLHEQPIGWEPDINDGVRLNIRPFMSAMLNRGGRAGAGVLRCKPTINWKKDRGKESESLRPKDDFPWFWGCDPERHPEHRTNFMGGQYFDGNRWNDLHYSIAVKQAARERAAKGAMS, from the coding sequence ATGCCGGTACTTTCAAGCGAATTACGTAATCAGCTAGCCCGGGTGGTGATGGCCGCCCGGGAGACCGCCGAGGCGGGGGCTCGCTCCGCTCTCCAGGCCCTTGCGGTTCATCACTACGAGCCATACAGTCCGATGACACCCGAACAACGTAGCCTGCGTAATCGCCTTCGCGCACACGGACGACAGCTCGGTGACAAGCGTGACCCAAGTCGCGGTACCCAGGAAATTGGTCGTCTTGTTCACGAATGCGCCTATCAGCATTGGCATCGTATGCTTTTCGCCCGCTTTCTATCCGAGAACGACCTGCTCATCGAGCCAAATTCCGGAGTAGCCATCACAATGAACGAATGCGAGGAGCTGGCCCGTGATCAGGGCGAAAATCCATGGGTGATGGCAAGCCGGTTTGCTCAGCGAATGCTTCCGCAAATTTTTCGGGCGGACGACCCAGTTTTGGAGGTCACGTTGCCGCCGGAAACGCAGCAGAAGCTGGAACGGTTGCTGGCTGATCTTCCCTCTGCTGTATTTACAGCTGACGACTCCCTTAGCTGGACCTATCAGTTCTGGCAGTCGACCGAGAAGGAACGTGTTAAAAACAGCGGCGAGAAGATCACGGGTCGGACGCTTCCTGCAGTTACGCAATTGTTTACCGAACATTATATGGTACTCTTCCTCCTACACAATACGATCGGCGCTTGGCACGCCGGTAAAATCCTTGTCAACCGGCCGGAACTCATACAGTCCGCGACGAGCGAGAAGGAACTTCGTGAAGCGGTTGCGCTCAATGGCTACAGCTTCGACTACCTTCGCTTTGTCCGTGAACCAGTTGATAAGAAGGATGTTGACGGAATAAAAGCTCCTTGGCGACCGGCTGCAGGAACTTTCGACGCTTGGCCACGCCAAGCGAAGGACCTAAAGGTGCTGGACCCTTGTTGCGGCAGTGGACACTTCCTTGTTGCGGCGTTCGATTTATTGGTGCGGTTGCGTATGACCGAAGAGGACTTGTCTTTAGAGGATGCGATCCGGGCTGTGCTGGCAGAGAATCTCTTTGGGCTGGAATTGGACGCCCGCTGTACGCAAATTGCGGCGTTCAATTTGGCATTGTCTGCGTGGAAAATGGTGGGCTATGTTATCGACTTACCGGTTCTCAATATTGCCTGCTCAGGTTTGTCTGTCGGTGTGTCAAAAAGCGAGTGGCTTAAGCTAGCTGGCGACGATGTAAACCTAAGGTATGGCATGGAGCAGTTGTACGATTTGTTTGAGCAAGCCCCGGAGCTTGGTTCACTTATCGACCCGAGTAGGGTACTTCCTGATCGTGAGAATTTCATCGTCTCGTTTTCGGAGATCCAGCCATTATTGGAGCAGGCGCTACGACGTGATGATATTACTGCAAGTTACGAGCAGTGTGAGATTGGAGTTACTGCTCAAGGAATCGCCAAGGCTGCCGAACTGCTAGCTGGTAAGTATACCCTTGTGATAACGAATGTACCGTACTTGGGACGAGGAGACCAGGGGCATGTACTTACAACCTATATTGATGAATACTATCGCGATTCACGTGAAAACCTTGCTACGGTTTTTGTTGAACGAGCTTTTGCATGGATTGCACAATCTGGTAGTTTGGCGTTCGTAACTCCCCAAAATTGGCTCTCTCTTACTCGCTACAAGAGGCTTAGAGAGCAGCTTTTGGCATCGAAGGTTTGGAATTTGATCGTTCGCCTTGGTTCTAAAGCCTTTCAAACACCCATGTGGGATTTTAACGTCATGATGATAATTTTGTCCGGTCAGAGGCCTGCTCATGATACCACCTTTTGTAGCATAGATGTGTCTGCAGCACGATCTATGGAGTATAAGTCCTGCGCTTTACGTGGGAAGACGGTTGACAGTAGGATCTTCCAATTACCTAGAGATAACGCTCCATCCTCAGGCTGCCCTGATGATGGAATAGGTATTGAGGTTGGACAGGTTGACGTGTTGGTCCAGAGAGAGCAACTGCTGAATCCCGACTACCGAGTGACTCCCAAATCACCTCAGGAAGCGACACTTCTTGAGGAGTTTGCCCATTGCTTTGCTGGGGTCCTTAATGGGGACAGTCCAAGATTTCAAAGACAGTTTTGGGAGATTGTCAATCGATCCGATCTTTGGGCCTACCAGCAAACCACAGTGAAAGAAACGACCGATTTTGGGGGGTACGAGAAGCTAATATTATTCGATGAGGTGAATGGGCATCTTCGGGAGGATGCTACATTTAGACGCGAGCGTCTTCATGATTCTGATCAGCGTGGGAACCAAGCTTGGGGGAAGATTGGGATAGCTGTAAGCCAAATGGGAAATCTTCCAGTTAGTTTGTATACGGGGGCAAAATTCGACTCAAATATCGCCGTGATTCTTCCACGGGATCAGACACTTGTATTGCCGATATGGTTATTTTGTCAATCAGCAGAATTTCGGAGGTCAGTACGCGCTCTGGATCCAAAGCTGAATGTTACGAATGCAACATTCGCTAAGGTAGGGTTCGATCTAAAAAAATGGCAACGTATTGCGAACGAGAGGTTTCCCAATGGTCTTCCAGAACCGTACTCCAACGACCCCACCCAATGGATCTTCCATGGACATCCGATGAAGGCCGAGGCCCATACCGTACTCCAGGTCGCTGTTGCGCGTTTGCTCGGCTACCGCTGGCCGGCAGAGAAGGATCCAAACATGCGTCTCGCATCTGAGGCACGGGAGTGGGTCAACCGCTGTCGTGAGCTGGATCAGTTTGCCGACACAGACGGAATCGTCTGCCTTTCCCCCGTACGAGGAGAGAGTTCGGCTGCGGATCGGCTGCGCCAACTGCTCGCAACCGCGTTTGGTAATGACTGGTCAACAGGAAAGGAGCGGCAACTTCTCCAAGCTGCAACTCGCAATGGTAGGCCTGTTTCATCGCTCGAGGAGTGGTTGCGGGACAAATTTTTCGAGGAGCACTGCAAGCTGTTCCATAATAGACCATTTGTATGGCACATCTGGGACGGCCGTAAAGACGGCTTCCATGCTCTGGTCAACTACCACCGTCTTGCCGGTCCTAACGGCGAAGGCAGGCGAACACTGGAAGCCCTGACTTATTCGTATCTAGGTGACTGGATCGAACGGCAGAAAGCAGAGCAGCGCGAGGACAAGGAAGGAGCGGACGCCCGCCTCGTCGCGGCTCTAGATTTGCAGGAGCAGCTTAAGAAGATCCTGGAGGGCGAGCCTCCATATGATATTTTCGTCCGCTGGAAGTCGTTGCACGAACAGCCGATCGGTTGGGAGCCGGACATCAACGACGGTGTACGGCTGAACATTCGGCCGTTTATGTCGGCAATGTTGAACAGGGGTGGTCGGGCTGGCGCCGGCGTACTGAGATGTAAGCCGACAATCAACTGGAAGAAGGATCGTGGAAAGGAGTCGGAAAGTCTCCGCCCCAAGGATGACTTCCCTTGGTTCTGGGGCTGTGATCCAGAGAGACACCCCGAGCATCGTACCAACTTCATGGGTGGTCAATACTTCGACGGCAACCGCTGGAACGATTTGCACTATAGCATTGCAGTAAAACAGGCGGCGCGGGAACGCGCGGCAAAGGGGGCGATGTCGTGA
- the pglZ gene encoding BREX-1 system phosphatase PglZ type B: protein MRTQTETSTNLLDVLVTALRACDTAPDGMVRPAAILWTDPKQQWLPLKSLLLERLPELIVFGDYDPALRTGPAIWIRCMVDRTLENPKIPEDRIPIVYLPGVARQDLRAGEDCPTALRPFVELMYRGTLWLQRGGHDWTVTAFLTSPQGLALDLARDQDTLEALARALREVAETPIARLRARRLEAEDFDRLLLSDVVRDLLRWMSDPKKAKEGMGSERWEAFRNQCRAQFNFDPEKDGEITAGERLGLGREPWKEVWERFEEAPQVYPGIPDLLRRSKPDELRFERERWPDLNDQDEEEVRTELAALKDLSHSEACAKVLELEQKHAERRSWVWARLGLSPMARVLEPLARLARVVRSALGGSTPDEIANAYVEGAWEADAASWEAVSLAPTADEALIKNTVRLLLEPWLDESARAFQRAVEAHPLPVKGEQEPVVAEPGMCLLFADGLRYDIGRRLAERLEGRGCRVRVRWRWSTLPTVTATAKPAVSPVADNIVGDKLPDDFTPRFSESGKPANATTLRAALEAGGYQVLQDEFDNRTVVEALGWCEAGTIDRRGHDLNDDLAQYIEPELERLVERIQKLLEVGWTSVRVVTDHGWLWVPGGLPKVNLPKHLTASRWKRCSVISGESQVDALIVPWYWNTSLRFATAPGIACFNASPSYAHGGLSIQECLIPDLLVERGEESELRVTIRSLTWRRMRCFVEADCPVGGVIADLRLESLNGKSVVASVKTLDKDGTTSLAVVDDAYEDMNLVLVLLDRDGNVLAQRKTKVGDSS, encoded by the coding sequence GTGAGAACGCAAACAGAGACATCGACTAATCTCCTAGATGTACTTGTTACCGCACTCCGCGCATGCGACACTGCCCCGGATGGCATGGTTCGTCCTGCGGCGATCCTGTGGACGGATCCAAAGCAACAGTGGCTGCCTTTGAAATCCTTGCTGTTGGAGCGTTTACCCGAGTTAATCGTTTTTGGGGATTATGATCCAGCTCTCCGCACCGGACCGGCGATATGGATTCGCTGTATGGTTGATCGGACGCTGGAGAATCCGAAGATCCCTGAGGACCGGATACCGATTGTCTACTTGCCGGGGGTAGCTAGACAGGACTTGCGTGCGGGTGAGGACTGTCCGACGGCGTTGCGCCCCTTTGTCGAGTTGATGTATCGGGGGACGCTGTGGCTGCAACGCGGTGGCCACGACTGGACGGTCACAGCGTTTCTGACTTCACCACAGGGACTTGCTCTGGATCTTGCGAGGGATCAGGATACGCTCGAAGCTTTGGCACGGGCACTGCGTGAAGTGGCCGAAACGCCTATCGCGCGACTTCGTGCACGTCGGCTCGAAGCGGAAGATTTTGACCGGCTACTTTTGAGCGATGTGGTACGCGATCTGTTGCGATGGATGAGCGACCCGAAAAAAGCAAAGGAAGGGATGGGTTCCGAGCGCTGGGAAGCATTCCGTAACCAGTGTCGGGCACAGTTTAACTTCGATCCCGAGAAAGACGGTGAGATTACCGCCGGCGAGCGACTGGGCTTGGGGAGAGAGCCGTGGAAAGAGGTATGGGAGCGCTTTGAAGAGGCTCCTCAGGTATATCCGGGTATTCCAGATCTCCTTCGGCGGTCGAAGCCGGATGAGCTCCGTTTCGAGCGTGAGAGATGGCCGGACCTTAACGATCAGGATGAGGAGGAGGTTCGGACCGAACTTGCCGCACTAAAGGATCTTTCACACAGCGAAGCATGTGCCAAGGTGTTGGAGCTTGAGCAAAAGCACGCTGAACGCCGGAGCTGGGTCTGGGCGCGACTTGGGCTCTCGCCGATGGCCAGGGTACTTGAACCCCTAGCAAGGCTCGCCCGCGTGGTTCGGTCGGCTCTCGGAGGAAGCACGCCGGATGAGATCGCGAATGCTTACGTGGAAGGTGCGTGGGAGGCGGACGCGGCATCCTGGGAGGCGGTTTCCCTTGCTCCAACCGCTGATGAGGCTCTTATCAAAAACACCGTTCGATTGTTGCTCGAACCATGGCTGGACGAGTCGGCTCGCGCTTTTCAGCGAGCGGTCGAGGCGCATCCGCTTCCTGTAAAGGGCGAACAAGAACCAGTTGTCGCGGAGCCCGGGATGTGTCTGTTGTTTGCCGATGGCCTTCGGTATGACATCGGGCGTAGGCTTGCTGAGCGTTTGGAGGGGCGTGGTTGCCGTGTACGCGTTCGGTGGCGTTGGTCGACGTTGCCAACGGTGACGGCCACCGCGAAACCCGCTGTCTCGCCGGTTGCTGATAATATTGTGGGCGACAAACTTCCAGACGACTTTACACCAAGATTTTCTGAGAGTGGTAAGCCAGCTAATGCGACAACGCTTAGAGCCGCTTTGGAGGCAGGCGGATATCAGGTGCTGCAAGACGAATTTGATAACCGGACAGTCGTCGAAGCATTGGGCTGGTGTGAGGCGGGAACGATCGACCGACGTGGGCATGACCTCAATGATGATCTTGCCCAGTACATTGAGCCGGAGCTTGAACGACTGGTCGAACGAATCCAGAAGTTGTTGGAAGTCGGTTGGACATCGGTGCGAGTGGTAACCGATCACGGTTGGCTCTGGGTCCCCGGAGGGTTGCCGAAAGTCAATCTGCCTAAGCACTTGACAGCAAGCCGTTGGAAGCGGTGTTCTGTTATCTCGGGTGAATCACAGGTTGATGCGTTGATCGTACCCTGGTACTGGAACACATCCCTGCGTTTTGCTACTGCACCCGGGATCGCTTGTTTCAACGCTTCTCCAAGTTATGCGCACGGTGGACTCAGTATTCAGGAGTGTCTGATTCCTGATCTCCTCGTCGAGCGGGGGGAAGAATCGGAACTTCGAGTAACCATCCGTTCATTGACTTGGCGCAGAATGCGCTGTTTCGTTGAGGCGGACTGTCCCGTAGGTGGGGTGATTGCCGATCTCCGTCTGGAGAGCCTCAACGGAAAGTCCGTGGTTGCATCCGTTAAGACACTTGATAAGGATGGCACGACCAGTTTGGCCGTCGTTGATGACGCTTATGAGGATATGAATCTGGTTCTGGTTCTTTTGGACCGTGATGGAAATGTTTTAGCCCAGCGAAAAACCAAGGTGGGAGATTCATCATGA